The following proteins are co-located in the Paludibaculum fermentans genome:
- a CDS encoding ABC transporter permease: protein MRSSRWVIGFAGLLFIWWVGAEWVSKARQHDLPKTTITRLYPRPAQVAAAALELPFSDVLHNITVSSFRVLAGFLLAAVVAVPLGFIFGRLRTVAGAFEPVNDFIRYLPVAGFSTLAIFLLGTGDASAVLVVFLGTAFHLVVANTDAVRRVPTVYFDLGRTKGLSRSQLIRRILIPAAAPAIWDNLRISVGWAWSYVTLAEIMGSEGGLGHAIEVSRRYIRTDQVLVWITIVGLLGVLSDVVMRFAGHRMFGWAYALSAIDQKARRT from the coding sequence ATGCGCTCTTCACGTTGGGTCATCGGTTTCGCTGGGCTTCTCTTCATTTGGTGGGTTGGTGCTGAGTGGGTGTCGAAGGCTAGACAGCACGATCTGCCCAAGACCACCATCACCCGCCTTTACCCGCGTCCCGCTCAAGTAGCTGCGGCTGCGTTGGAATTGCCATTCTCAGACGTGCTTCATAACATCACTGTCAGTAGCTTCCGCGTGCTGGCCGGGTTCCTGCTGGCCGCGGTTGTCGCTGTGCCGTTAGGTTTTATCTTTGGCAGGCTCAGGACGGTCGCAGGCGCTTTTGAGCCGGTGAACGACTTCATTCGGTACCTGCCTGTAGCAGGCTTCAGCACCCTCGCCATTTTCTTGCTCGGTACTGGAGACGCCAGCGCTGTACTGGTCGTGTTCCTAGGTACAGCGTTTCATCTCGTTGTTGCTAACACCGACGCCGTTAGGCGCGTGCCGACGGTGTACTTCGATCTCGGCCGCACAAAGGGCCTTAGCCGGTCGCAGTTGATACGGCGCATCCTCATTCCAGCCGCAGCACCCGCTATATGGGACAATCTGCGGATTTCGGTCGGATGGGCGTGGAGCTACGTAACCCTTGCCGAAATCATGGGTAGCGAAGGCGGCCTTGGCCACGCGATCGAGGTGTCCCGAAGGTATATACGCACGGATCAAGTTCTCGTTTGGATTACAATTGTCGGGCTGCTGGGCGTACTGTCCGATGTGGTGATGCGGTTTGCTGGTCACAGGATGTTCGGCTGGGCGTATGCTCTGTCGGCTATCGACCAGAAGGCGAGGAGAACATGA
- a CDS encoding DUF5131 family protein: MTNSHPLVSGFQSPYSCSPYSGPGDNPSLAFVSAGPLLGPLGFLDLTGTDQVIVGGESGRGFRACDDAWGRQIRDSCVSQSIAFFFKQTAARRAGTRPYLVEDNGSCWTWQPTPGRLLPPIEVDPPGTELPVLD, from the coding sequence CTGACCAACTCCCATCCACTCGTCAGCGGTTTTCAGTCACCCTACTCGTGTTCGCCCTATTCTGGCCCAGGAGATAACCCTAGCTTAGCCTTTGTTAGCGCGGGGCCTCTCCTCGGCCCCCTGGGGTTTCTCGATCTGACGGGCACTGATCAGGTGATTGTCGGCGGTGAGTCCGGGAGGGGATTCCGGGCGTGCGACGACGCGTGGGGTCGGCAGATCCGCGATTCATGCGTCTCGCAAAGCATCGCCTTCTTCTTCAAACAGACTGCGGCCAGGCGCGCCGGAACTCGGCCCTATTTGGTCGAAGACAATGGGTCCTGCTGGACATGGCAACCAACGCCTGGACGGCTTCTGCCCCCGATCGAAGTTGATCCGCCGGGCACAGAACTGCCAGTTCTGGATTGA
- a CDS encoding methyltransferase domain-containing protein has translation MTIQPKQKPSPVALHDGTSARAAKAAIDAVRIERPDEFRRVFLNEHGNSIEAWDKQDGNVKTLVDIGLLEQLPDGKWRCPFLLTTWEDHYYLSDWPGGEQDFDEFEVFCPHVETRFFSNLCQARPGDYVLDLGTGSGILLIEAARRGARGLGIDISLRALDFARANAQLNGLADRVRFDRGDITDPAQYQSWGSPNLVICNPPFEPVPDDLGFPRRPLHSAAGPTGDGPTRAILAALRSWSHRPDLFQFVLFSLGSAPEAENEPDHIFLTEPLRRAAGDLGCMLELRELLRPLKIDDYLVLNFRRGTNDAEAWRKRMSSAGLGTLHLLFANLYACPGSSRGGVPTTRWTRHRNTFPEDVCFVWPLGVTSRSRGSDGAAEGDFIREHLNSLIVAKEKSMEGQTIDLRLDDVRIQSYLRDIISDGTLYGRLRPLVILDIPKPAAGDNGSEVGLLTIAGDDVVRFEKCDDRKLEETLGTIVSGRVFTMSADVRVPDATSPDFIRTCIDSMDVSKLASLRHWSGSTFQRFVVISSAFQPLTPLQQLFFAHFLSELAAAAIRERARTKEVLADASFMLGHDLKNRLGTLPMQALIDSLWAGDTAGARSQALRLDREVDSLYCIGSLFSVLAKSTEGCLPLEWLAPKFRSGWPRSFSQSDLRELGAAFGQLAAEAILAVDRDNELAITMIDADGPHVIRAEHRNPISRFSPFNAEAEQEIPAAAFLAGLAELCRNAARAVLNPSKREFFMRAHGGLKIEYEVSTDSASRSVTVTVWNPFVGKLQKVTSLDRIQNVYREFGDAIRLEAPVIVDANPHRPGPGQYAMSSCTFYPARLNFRRKTAHEG, from the coding sequence ATGACAATTCAGCCAAAACAGAAGCCTTCACCGGTCGCGTTGCACGATGGAACAAGCGCACGCGCTGCCAAGGCAGCGATAGACGCCGTGCGCATAGAACGCCCAGATGAGTTTCGACGAGTATTCCTGAATGAACACGGTAACTCCATTGAAGCTTGGGACAAGCAGGACGGGAACGTAAAAACCCTGGTCGATATTGGGTTGCTGGAACAACTACCAGATGGGAAGTGGCGGTGCCCCTTTCTGCTCACAACATGGGAGGATCACTACTACCTAAGCGACTGGCCCGGCGGAGAGCAGGACTTCGATGAGTTCGAAGTGTTCTGTCCTCACGTCGAAACTCGATTCTTCAGCAACCTTTGCCAGGCGCGCCCCGGGGATTACGTCCTGGATCTTGGGACTGGCAGCGGAATCCTGCTGATTGAAGCAGCTAGGCGCGGTGCTCGAGGACTTGGCATCGACATCTCCTTGCGCGCATTGGATTTCGCCCGAGCGAACGCACAACTAAATGGTCTTGCTGATCGTGTGAGGTTTGATCGCGGAGACATTACCGACCCGGCTCAGTACCAATCGTGGGGGTCTCCCAATCTCGTTATCTGCAATCCTCCTTTCGAGCCTGTACCTGACGATCTCGGCTTCCCTCGCCGTCCGCTCCACTCGGCGGCAGGACCGACCGGGGACGGCCCGACGCGAGCCATACTCGCTGCTCTTCGCTCGTGGTCGCACCGCCCAGATCTCTTTCAGTTCGTGCTGTTTTCACTGGGATCCGCCCCGGAAGCGGAGAACGAGCCAGACCATATCTTCTTGACGGAACCGTTGCGACGAGCCGCCGGAGATCTAGGCTGCATGCTGGAACTGCGGGAACTGCTGCGACCACTGAAGATCGATGATTACTTGGTGTTGAACTTCCGTCGCGGTACAAATGACGCTGAAGCGTGGCGGAAGCGTATGTCATCTGCAGGACTTGGGACATTGCATCTTCTCTTTGCGAATCTGTATGCCTGCCCTGGCTCGTCGAGAGGGGGGGTGCCAACGACGCGCTGGACACGACACCGCAATACCTTCCCGGAAGACGTGTGTTTCGTTTGGCCCCTTGGTGTCACGAGTCGAAGTCGTGGGTCCGACGGCGCCGCTGAAGGGGACTTCATTCGGGAGCACCTGAATTCACTAATTGTGGCGAAGGAAAAGTCGATGGAGGGGCAGACTATTGATCTTCGACTTGACGACGTTAGGATTCAATCGTACCTCCGTGACATCATCTCCGACGGCACCCTTTACGGGAGGCTCCGGCCGTTAGTAATCCTGGATATTCCGAAGCCGGCTGCGGGTGACAACGGCTCGGAGGTCGGCCTCCTTACGATCGCGGGCGACGATGTAGTCCGGTTTGAAAAATGTGATGATCGGAAGTTGGAGGAGACACTCGGGACAATTGTTAGCGGCCGAGTGTTCACGATGAGTGCAGACGTGAGGGTGCCCGACGCCACAAGCCCAGACTTTATCCGCACATGCATCGATTCCATGGATGTCAGCAAACTAGCTTCCCTCAGACACTGGTCGGGATCGACCTTTCAGCGCTTTGTTGTGATTAGCTCAGCATTCCAACCGTTGACCCCCCTGCAACAATTGTTCTTTGCCCACTTTCTGTCGGAGCTTGCGGCCGCAGCGATTCGGGAACGGGCACGAACCAAGGAAGTGCTCGCTGATGCGTCTTTTATGCTTGGACACGATCTCAAGAACCGCCTTGGAACCCTTCCGATGCAGGCTCTGATCGATAGCCTCTGGGCAGGGGATACGGCCGGCGCTCGTTCGCAGGCCCTTCGGTTGGATCGAGAAGTTGATTCGCTTTATTGCATCGGCTCTCTATTCTCGGTCCTGGCTAAATCGACTGAAGGTTGCTTACCCCTGGAGTGGCTCGCACCTAAGTTTCGGTCTGGTTGGCCGCGCTCGTTCAGCCAATCTGATCTGAGGGAACTCGGCGCAGCATTCGGACAGCTTGCTGCCGAGGCGATATTAGCTGTGGATCGTGATAACGAACTTGCGATCACCATGATCGACGCTGATGGTCCGCATGTCATCCGTGCGGAACATAGGAATCCCATTTCTCGCTTTTCGCCATTCAACGCCGAGGCCGAGCAGGAAATCCCGGCCGCCGCGTTCTTAGCTGGTTTGGCTGAACTCTGCCGAAATGCCGCGCGCGCGGTACTGAACCCGTCAAAGCGTGAATTCTTTATGCGCGCCCATGGCGGCCTGAAGATTGAATACGAAGTGTCTACGGACAGTGCCAGTAGGTCAGTGACAGTCACAGTGTGGAATCCGTTCGTTGGGAAACTACAGAAGGTTACCTCTCTGGATCGGATTCAGAACGTTTATCGCGAGTTTGGCGATGCCATTCGGCTGGAGGCGCCCGTAATCGTCGACGCGAATCCCCACAGGCCCGGACCAGGGCAGTATGCAATGTCCTCGTGCACATTCTATCCGGCACGCTTGAACTTCAGGAGGAAAACGGCACATGAAGGGTAG
- a CDS encoding non-contractile tail sheath protein: MPEPIHMFDPRRTVQLQGFSGKAATTTIHDATETGFQISGIFQAAEDFANVQFFSAYDYYNHLRLKPLPVTDVSGVTLQFDMQVLPVNGEEGNVRPDCVKYPSVGWDKLTVTTGNGDIYEVPLMAHCTVLSGGFTPGSFQIGLEDKEAEDLDALIGGPTPGLTDAAYVYFMGTRWSCNSVEAIDYCGLETQLKSDIGQPYLTSCEQTIWWQDDSEYWHWLYANGYGFGIKESGATDSADIASRLASMLDISSWDVTASASGNVITVALEAGVVGPVRVSSSDGSGPAVLVALREPGIVTAKVNSSAEIMPGDYVGIDIGTDRDEVVKVLSVGQGTFTANFKQMHLGTKFPITCRVLPRSRHFGRVLKQRMIDSSLPDYGEQPNALTLLGGAFGTTKTGFTMTAVLAGALGQSGREANGIPVRQSVNGDNVIVSLPDGASSSASMIQGARSDRTYRFQFPFGTLTGFKNGDRQSLVAVPATDIVKIHMTFAPRFEDVEYGLANGGLLLQAVAASLAGTQEEWQLAEAAAMSGGTKYYVGSAASEERITCLANFGLVKPDPEEPGSWYYRILVRRGEDSSISQAWAAGTPVQWISTITGTRSDVEWQVSISNITLSGPTALQVGGPSENDRMEESKYATYAGYWEEAPYGAGWWSGGHARRCAPSAADDLRSVTVTYQRDAIHDLYVGTWLGTSAGKIQVVIDGGAPQVFDLCLNDYNGLAAMKKIGGGISPGSHTVQITALFDKNPSSSGYYFYYDYLWPLIPQDVPEAPQTYENVSLAIDFDTDHGYKKPPAWHVWHLDKLGFRGHADVYMGVFWNNKRRRVEATYPNCTLQVGSWAPDDPFWINVSGTTLYFAPGAGLGDGDVAAQLRAMLNVTFPGVWCTSSGGTISICSRAPGYVFTIDTSANLTVLQGAPSLSTPGAEGDWEMIDTISPVMTQGVRNWIRDLATQFCQAGIPASFAFSMECYRPPAAMAARYWDGAPVDLPVPSTQMHFGSRVRAYLKQMYKECADQLAAAGLPIVLQFGETQWWYFPNSTGMPFYDEGTKADFLAQFGRSLHHFAANTDNPEDDRQAADFLRDRIWEYCAEVIAYVRLYHPTAVFECLWPLDANQGKPAPDPGFRRLNMHVNLPEQWKNSGYGVKYFRCEGFDYDVWQKNTSLMKQTMRFPLELGRPGGECMYLAGIYGVPDPPLLHAYSMWTQTEIGSLCFWAFDQFALNSRPVPLTALTGRTPQSAIYHKPRAVRAEPLILAVPFAPSADGALNRFACNKRGLNA, from the coding sequence ATGCCCGAGCCGATCCACATGTTCGATCCCCGCAGGACTGTCCAACTGCAGGGCTTCAGCGGGAAGGCCGCCACCACCACTATCCATGACGCTACCGAGACTGGCTTCCAGATCTCCGGCATCTTTCAGGCGGCCGAGGACTTCGCCAACGTCCAATTTTTCAGCGCCTACGACTACTACAATCACCTTCGTCTGAAGCCGCTGCCGGTCACCGACGTCTCCGGCGTCACCTTGCAGTTCGACATGCAAGTGCTGCCGGTGAATGGGGAGGAAGGCAACGTCCGGCCGGACTGCGTGAAGTACCCATCGGTCGGGTGGGACAAGTTGACGGTCACCACCGGCAACGGCGACATCTACGAAGTCCCGCTGATGGCCCACTGCACGGTCCTCTCCGGCGGCTTCACGCCCGGCTCATTCCAGATCGGCCTTGAGGATAAGGAGGCTGAGGATTTGGATGCGCTCATCGGCGGGCCCACGCCGGGCCTCACCGACGCCGCCTATGTCTACTTCATGGGGACACGGTGGTCCTGCAACTCGGTCGAAGCCATCGACTACTGTGGCCTGGAGACGCAACTCAAAAGCGACATCGGGCAGCCCTACCTGACGTCGTGTGAGCAGACGATCTGGTGGCAGGACGATTCCGAATATTGGCATTGGCTGTATGCGAACGGCTACGGCTTTGGCATCAAGGAGAGCGGCGCCACCGACTCGGCGGACATCGCCTCGCGCCTGGCCTCGATGCTGGATATCTCCAGTTGGGATGTGACCGCCTCGGCCAGCGGCAACGTCATCACGGTGGCGCTTGAAGCCGGCGTCGTCGGCCCAGTCAGAGTGAGCAGTTCGGACGGTTCCGGGCCAGCCGTCCTCGTGGCCCTTCGCGAGCCCGGCATCGTGACCGCCAAGGTGAATTCTTCGGCAGAGATCATGCCGGGTGACTACGTCGGCATCGACATCGGCACTGATCGCGACGAGGTGGTGAAGGTGCTCTCGGTGGGCCAAGGTACTTTCACAGCCAATTTCAAACAGATGCATCTCGGCACGAAGTTCCCGATCACGTGCCGCGTTCTTCCGCGATCTCGGCACTTCGGGCGCGTTCTGAAACAACGCATGATCGACAGTTCATTGCCGGACTACGGCGAGCAGCCCAACGCACTGACCCTTCTCGGCGGTGCGTTCGGCACCACGAAGACCGGATTCACGATGACGGCGGTGCTTGCTGGAGCACTTGGGCAGTCCGGCCGCGAGGCAAACGGGATTCCGGTTCGGCAGTCAGTGAACGGGGACAACGTCATCGTCAGTCTCCCAGACGGGGCATCGTCGTCAGCCAGCATGATTCAGGGCGCGCGCAGCGACAGGACGTACCGTTTTCAATTCCCCTTCGGCACACTGACTGGCTTCAAGAACGGCGACCGGCAGTCGCTGGTGGCCGTGCCGGCGACGGACATCGTGAAGATCCACATGACGTTCGCGCCGCGTTTCGAGGATGTGGAGTATGGCCTGGCGAACGGAGGGCTTCTGCTTCAGGCCGTGGCTGCATCTCTGGCAGGAACTCAGGAGGAATGGCAACTCGCCGAGGCCGCCGCGATGTCAGGAGGCACCAAATACTACGTCGGCAGTGCGGCTTCGGAAGAGCGCATCACGTGCCTGGCCAACTTCGGCTTGGTGAAGCCCGATCCCGAGGAGCCAGGTTCCTGGTACTACCGCATCCTGGTGCGCCGCGGCGAGGACTCCTCCATTTCGCAGGCGTGGGCGGCAGGCACACCGGTCCAGTGGATCTCAACCATCACCGGCACGCGATCGGATGTGGAGTGGCAGGTCTCGATCTCGAACATCACTCTGTCCGGGCCCACCGCGTTGCAGGTCGGAGGTCCCAGCGAAAACGACCGGATGGAGGAGTCGAAGTACGCGACCTACGCCGGGTATTGGGAGGAGGCGCCGTATGGCGCGGGCTGGTGGAGCGGCGGCCACGCGAGGCGCTGTGCGCCGTCCGCCGCCGATGATCTCCGCAGCGTCACCGTCACCTATCAGCGCGACGCCATCCATGACCTCTATGTGGGGACGTGGCTCGGAACGAGCGCCGGCAAGATCCAGGTCGTCATCGATGGCGGTGCGCCGCAGGTCTTCGATCTCTGCCTCAACGACTACAACGGGCTCGCCGCGATGAAGAAGATCGGCGGTGGCATCTCGCCCGGCTCCCACACGGTCCAGATTACGGCGCTGTTCGACAAGAACCCGAGCAGCTCCGGCTATTACTTCTACTACGACTACCTCTGGCCGTTGATTCCTCAAGACGTGCCGGAGGCACCGCAGACATACGAAAACGTCTCGCTGGCAATTGATTTCGACACGGACCACGGGTACAAGAAGCCGCCCGCCTGGCACGTGTGGCACCTCGATAAACTCGGTTTCCGCGGCCATGCCGACGTCTACATGGGCGTCTTCTGGAACAACAAACGCCGGCGTGTCGAGGCGACCTACCCGAATTGCACGCTGCAGGTCGGCTCGTGGGCCCCTGATGATCCGTTCTGGATCAACGTCTCCGGTACGACTCTCTACTTCGCGCCGGGCGCCGGGCTTGGAGACGGCGACGTCGCGGCGCAGCTTCGCGCCATGCTGAACGTGACTTTCCCCGGCGTGTGGTGCACTAGCAGCGGCGGCACGATCAGCATCTGCTCGCGCGCGCCCGGCTACGTCTTCACCATCGACACCAGCGCAAACCTCACCGTTCTTCAGGGCGCGCCGAGCCTGTCCACGCCTGGGGCCGAGGGCGATTGGGAGATGATCGACACAATCTCGCCTGTCATGACGCAGGGCGTGCGCAACTGGATTCGCGACCTGGCAACGCAGTTCTGTCAGGCCGGCATCCCAGCGAGCTTCGCCTTTTCCATGGAGTGCTACCGCCCGCCCGCGGCAATGGCGGCGCGCTACTGGGACGGCGCCCCCGTCGATCTTCCGGTACCGTCCACGCAGATGCATTTCGGCTCGCGCGTCCGGGCGTACTTGAAGCAGATGTACAAGGAGTGCGCGGACCAACTCGCGGCTGCCGGGCTGCCGATCGTCCTGCAATTCGGCGAGACGCAATGGTGGTACTTCCCGAACTCCACCGGGATGCCTTTCTACGACGAGGGGACCAAAGCAGACTTCCTCGCCCAATTCGGGCGCTCGCTCCATCACTTTGCGGCAAACACGGACAATCCGGAAGACGACAGGCAGGCCGCCGACTTCCTGCGCGACCGGATTTGGGAATACTGCGCCGAGGTCATCGCCTACGTGCGCCTCTATCATCCGACCGCCGTCTTCGAGTGCCTGTGGCCGCTCGATGCCAACCAAGGCAAGCCTGCACCCGACCCCGGCTTCCGCCGCCTCAACATGCACGTCAATCTGCCGGAGCAGTGGAAGAACTCCGGGTACGGCGTCAAGTACTTCCGCTGCGAGGGCTTCGATTACGACGTCTGGCAGAAGAACACGTCGTTGATGAAGCAGACGATGCGATTCCCACTGGAACTGGGCCGCCCAGGCGGCGAGTGCATGTACCTGGCTGGAATCTACGGGGTGCCGGATCCGCCGCTCCTGCATGCGTACTCCATGTGGACCCAGACCGAGATCGGGTCGCTGTGTTTCTGGGCGTTTGACCAGTTCGCCCTGAACAGCAGGCCGGTGCCACTGACAGCACTCACTGGCCGGACGCCGCAGAGCGCGATCTACCACAAGCCGCGGGCGGTGCGCGCCGAGCCCCTCATCCTGGCAGTGCCTTTCGCGCCCTCGGCTGACGGTGCACTCAACCGATTCGCCTGCAACAAGAGGGGCCTCAATGCCTAA
- a CDS encoding phage head spike fiber domain-containing protein: MPKFPTAIDDASSLFTPVDAFQSKPLETTATNAIGAGDSTISVASTSMGFADTYGILSIDDELIIYAAKTANQFTGCIRGAFGTAAAVHQNGSTVRANMVSGFLTALQSAVLAIENELGAVSARNYVRSAGDQVVTGNKTFQDGAQFGSGAKSGTGLVRLPNTGGVKWRRADDSGDLGMALNAQNHLAMDAIVDFAPGQTFGAFSYPDAGYASKGIVQVDPAGGLAVESGVLSLPPSGASPGAYPKVTVDAKGRVTAGASIAAADLPEHTHTASDIVSGELPVKVQKDGTDIGTRRAINLVEGTRVTISAADDPTNDRVSVIVNAAPPVAGEITNALGYVPADRAGDHFTGPVDCGPHQTIGGPLENMAKHSENFAAAAWDKNGGSCSVTSSAIIAPDGNHTADAVIAVTTTPVIQQQVAGLTDGGTYTFYIWARVLSGTRKISLAIVNNAYAAYLAGPTQVTLTTSWQRFNVTGTLASGQTGLWIVARQFAGNGDDWTTGDINLWGACLQQGADAQKAYARTWTSQTPHMASGVAVGPIVIAASDNTTSPIKVTGPGSNLADSTLLELTANGELILAGGSGNGYRFAELMEASNPTGWSGVIKVKNSAGVTLGYILLYSSP; the protein is encoded by the coding sequence ATGCCTAAGTTCCCGACCGCGATCGACGACGCCTCGAGCCTGTTCACGCCGGTGGACGCCTTCCAATCGAAGCCGCTGGAAACCACGGCCACCAACGCGATCGGTGCCGGCGACTCGACGATCAGCGTGGCATCCACCTCTATGGGCTTCGCCGACACCTACGGCATTCTCTCAATCGACGACGAGCTCATCATCTACGCGGCAAAGACCGCGAATCAGTTCACCGGCTGCATCCGCGGCGCCTTCGGAACCGCCGCCGCCGTGCACCAGAACGGTTCCACCGTCCGGGCCAACATGGTTTCCGGCTTCTTGACGGCGCTCCAGTCCGCGGTTCTGGCCATCGAGAACGAGCTCGGCGCGGTTTCCGCGCGCAACTACGTCCGCTCAGCCGGCGACCAGGTCGTGACCGGCAACAAGACCTTTCAGGATGGCGCTCAATTTGGATCCGGGGCGAAGTCCGGCACCGGCCTCGTCCGTCTGCCGAACACCGGCGGCGTGAAATGGCGGCGGGCCGATGACTCGGGCGACCTCGGCATGGCTCTGAACGCGCAGAATCATCTCGCCATGGACGCCATCGTCGATTTCGCGCCCGGGCAGACGTTCGGCGCTTTCTCCTATCCGGACGCCGGCTACGCGAGCAAGGGGATCGTGCAGGTTGATCCAGCCGGCGGCCTCGCTGTCGAGTCGGGTGTGCTCTCGTTGCCGCCCTCCGGTGCCTCGCCGGGCGCGTATCCGAAGGTAACAGTCGATGCCAAGGGCCGGGTGACCGCAGGAGCAAGCATCGCGGCGGCCGATCTACCGGAGCACACCCACACCGCCAGCGACATCGTGAGCGGCGAGTTACCAGTGAAGGTCCAGAAGGACGGGACCGATATCGGCACGCGCCGCGCCATCAATCTGGTCGAAGGCACGCGCGTTACGATAAGCGCGGCCGACGATCCGACCAACGACCGCGTTAGTGTCATCGTGAACGCGGCGCCGCCCGTCGCGGGAGAAATCACGAATGCCCTCGGCTACGTCCCCGCCGACCGCGCCGGTGACCACTTCACCGGGCCCGTCGACTGCGGTCCACACCAAACGATCGGCGGCCCGCTGGAGAACATGGCGAAGCACTCTGAGAACTTCGCCGCAGCCGCGTGGGACAAGAACGGCGGCTCGTGCTCCGTCACCTCGAGCGCCATCATCGCGCCGGACGGCAACCACACTGCGGATGCGGTTATCGCCGTCACGACGACGCCCGTCATCCAGCAGCAGGTCGCAGGCCTCACAGACGGCGGAACCTACACCTTCTACATCTGGGCCCGCGTCCTCTCCGGCACGCGCAAGATCTCACTGGCCATCGTCAACAACGCCTATGCGGCCTACCTCGCCGGTCCCACACAGGTGACCCTGACGACCTCCTGGCAGCGCTTCAATGTCACCGGCACGCTGGCGAGCGGCCAGACCGGCCTGTGGATCGTCGCCCGCCAGTTCGCCGGCAATGGCGACGACTGGACCACGGGCGACATCAACCTTTGGGGCGCATGCCTCCAGCAAGGGGCCGACGCGCAGAAAGCCTACGCTCGTACTTGGACCTCCCAAACGCCGCACATGGCCTCCGGCGTCGCCGTCGGCCCGATCGTCATCGCCGCCTCGGACAACACAACCTCTCCCATCAAGGTCACTGGCCCCGGCTCCAACCTCGCCGACAGCACCCTCCTTGAACTCACCGCCAACGGCGAACTAATCCTTGCTGGCGGCTCCGGCAACGGCTACCGTTTCGCCGAACTTATGGAGGCTTCCAACCCAACTGGCTGGTCAGGCGTGATCAAGGTGAAGAATAGCGCCGGCGTCACTTTGGGGTATATCCTCCTGTACTCTAGCCCTTGA
- a CDS encoding ABC transporter substrate-binding protein — protein MQNKRRRRVVVSILTFAAILALDGCQKPGPPSAASAPLELTVNSWVGWGPLFIAQEKGFFDGLNVGIAFTEDAGARRSAMLAGQVDGYASSVDNLAIDATFGVTGKTVMCFDESAGADGIVARQNITWANLKGHKVAVQKGLPGHFLLLTALAKHGLKPDEVAILDLDADKAGSGFVSGTLDVAVTWEPWISKAAGMTGGKKLLTTAEMPGTIVDTLVMRDEVLLSRRADVKKVIDGWFKALEWYKTQPDEGNRIIGAAYKLKPEEVKDIVAGIRFYDLAKNREYMVGSPAGTAPIFKVFDQASSLWKEAGVTSTTVPAQRYIDSSLIVP, from the coding sequence ATGCAGAACAAGCGCAGAAGGCGTGTCGTGGTCTCGATTCTCACCTTCGCCGCCATCTTGGCGTTGGACGGATGTCAGAAGCCGGGCCCGCCCTCGGCTGCTTCAGCCCCGCTGGAATTGACAGTCAACTCGTGGGTAGGATGGGGACCCCTGTTCATAGCACAGGAGAAGGGCTTCTTCGATGGGCTGAACGTCGGGATCGCGTTCACTGAGGATGCCGGTGCCAGACGGTCTGCCATGTTGGCCGGCCAAGTGGACGGGTACGCGAGCAGCGTCGACAACCTCGCGATCGACGCGACCTTCGGGGTGACAGGCAAGACTGTGATGTGCTTCGATGAATCCGCCGGCGCAGATGGTATAGTCGCGCGGCAGAACATAACTTGGGCAAACCTAAAAGGACATAAAGTTGCGGTACAGAAAGGTCTCCCCGGACACTTCCTGCTCTTGACTGCACTCGCGAAGCATGGACTCAAACCAGACGAAGTAGCGATCCTGGACCTGGACGCCGACAAGGCGGGGAGCGGGTTCGTGTCTGGAACCCTAGATGTCGCGGTAACTTGGGAGCCGTGGATTTCCAAAGCTGCCGGAATGACAGGCGGGAAAAAACTCCTAACAACCGCTGAAATGCCGGGGACGATCGTCGACACGCTTGTAATGAGGGACGAAGTCCTGTTATCTCGAAGGGCCGACGTTAAGAAGGTTATTGATGGGTGGTTTAAGGCGTTGGAATGGTACAAGACGCAACCTGACGAAGGCAATCGCATCATCGGAGCCGCGTACAAACTTAAGCCGGAAGAGGTAAAGGACATTGTCGCCGGAATCCGCTTTTACGACCTTGCCAAGAACCGGGAATACATGGTTGGTTCGCCTGCGGGCACAGCTCCGATCTTCAAGGTATTCGATCAGGCCTCCTCACTTTGGAAGGAGGCGGGTGTCACGAGCACCACGGTCCCTGCGCAGCGTTACATCGACTCATCCCTGATAGTGCCTTGA